A window of the Cicer arietinum cultivar CDC Frontier isolate Library 1 chromosome 6, Cicar.CDCFrontier_v2.0, whole genome shotgun sequence genome harbors these coding sequences:
- the LOC101502266 gene encoding cell number regulator 6-like yields the protein MEESNQSRYVKLNKKDHTPLEDIVPGELNQPIEVPQLAVRKCSECRQPLPESYAPPADEPWMTGIFGCAEDRESCLTGLLCPCVLFGRNVESLRENTPWTQPCICHAIFVEGGISLAIATLVAASFIPGFDPGTTCLICEGLFFTWWMCGIHTGQVRQSLQQKYHLKNSPCNACCVHCCLHWCALCQEHREMKGRLSDNLFSEMTIVNPPPVQEMESTDEKENPETSSANNNEHTTMEMQAI from the exons ATGGAAGAGAGCAACCAATCTCGTTATGTgaagttaaataaaaaagatcacACTCCTCTTGAAGATATCGTTCccggtgaactcaatcaaccaATTGAGGTTCCTCAG CTGGCTGTTCGCAAGTGCTCTGAATGTAGACAGCCATTACCTGAAAGCTATGCACCTCCTGCAGATGAACCTTGGATGACCGGTATCTTTGGATGTGCAGAAGACCGGGAAAGTT GCTTGACTGGATTGTTATGTCCTTGTGTATTATTTGGGCGCAATGTAGAGAGCTTGAGGGAAAACACTCCTTGGACTCAGCCATGCATTTGTCATGCCATTTTTGTTGAAGGCGGCATTTCTTTGGCCATAGCAACTTTAGTTGCAGCTTCCTTCATTCCTGGCTTTGACCCGGGAACGACATGCCTCATTTGTGAGGGTTTATTTTTTACATGGTGGATGTGTGGCATTCACACCGGTCAAGTTCGACAATCCTTACAGCAGAAATATCACTTAAAG AATTCACCTTGTAATGCATGTTGTGTGCACTGCTGCTTGCACTGGTGTGCCTTGTGTCAGGAGCATCGGGAGATGAAGGGACGGCTCTCCGACAATCTTTTTTCAGAGATGACCATTGTAAACCCTCCACCCGTTCAAGAGATGGAGTCTACTGACGAAAAGGAAAATCCTGAAACCTCTTCTGCTAACAACAATGAGCACACTACTATGGAGATGCAAGCTATATAA